One Lentimicrobiaceae bacterium genomic window, CAGTTAGGCCAAAGACTGATTTAGAAAGGCAATTAAACGATGAACGTTTGACAGCGGCCAATGCCGAAAGACTGAAAATTGAGGCAGCAATTCAGCGTGGCGAATATGGAAAGCCAAAAAGCAATATTTTTTTATTTGAATACTTTGAAAACTATGTAAGCAGTAAGAAAATTAGCGCAAGCATTTACAATGGCTGCCTGCAATTTCTTTTTGAGTTTACCAATAAGCAGAACATTAAAGTTGCCGATATTTCAGACAGCTTTGTAAAAGATTTCAGGGAATACCTTATCAATGCCAAAAACAGAAAAAACGGCAAGCCATTAAGCAAAAATTCAGCAGCAAATTATTTTGTTGTTTTTCGGGCAGTATTACACCAAGCATTCAAAGAAAAGTTATTGAGTGAAGATATTAGGGCAAGACATGAAAACATAAAAAAAACCGAAACACGCAGGGAATTTTTAACTTTGGACGAACTCCGCAAACTTGCACAAACCAACTGCAATAGTGAAATTCTAAAGAGGGCGTTTATTTTTTCTGCCCTAACCGGATTAAGATATTCAGATGTACAATCTTTGAAATGGCAGGATATAAGCACCGACAACGGCCAAACATACATCTACAAACGAATTGTTAAGAATAAAGGAATGGAACGCTTGCCGCTCACCGATGATGCATTACAATACATGGGTGAACGAAGCAGCGACACTGCAAATGTATTTGAAGGAATTGAATATAGTTATCACATGAATAACGACCTTAGGTATTGGGCTGCCTCCGCAGGAATAAACAGACATATTACCTTTCATTCAGCCCGGCATACCTTTGCCACATTACAGATAACTTTAGGAACTGATATTTATACAGTTTCAAAGATGTTAGGACATAAGGAGCTGGCTACCACTCAGATTTATGCTAAATTGATTGACAAAAAAAAGATTGAGGCAGTAAACAGGATAAAATTATAGAAAAATGAGTAAACAAGTAAAACTTAGCCCTGAACTTCAGGAAATATTTGATAAAATACCAGCAATTATAGAGTATTGCGAACGTGAGGCAATAGATTACTCTGCGAATGAGTTATCAAAAATAGAGCAAGAAATAAACCTTGCACCTGATGAATCTGATAAAATTATCCGTTTACATAGAGATAGAGCAATATTAAAATACAACGAATTGATTAATTCAGGTTTGCGCTTAATCCCCACAGATAAAACCGAAATACTGCAATTGATAGGGGGTTGGATGATTGCAAAAAATACATGGCAAATACCATTGCCTAAGGATTGCAGTTTTTCAAGTATAAAACCCGACCCATTAATGCACATTCACGCTGCCATTTATCCCGTTTACTATCAATACAATCTAATACAGGCCTGCAATGAATTACTGATCCCGACCAGTAAAACCCCGCCAAACGGCATTGATGAAGAAAGCAAAGGGAAAATAAAAATGCCAGAGGCTGCATTAATTTTGATTTATAGGAATGTTACAC contains:
- a CDS encoding site-specific integrase — its product is MKKKQQTSVTLRKRLLSDKKKYSLYLDLYPGIEDTNTGKVQRRIYLNSYITVRPKTDLERQLNDERLTAANAERLKIEAAIQRGEYGKPKSNIFLFEYFENYVSSKKISASIYNGCLQFLFEFTNKQNIKVADISDSFVKDFREYLINAKNRKNGKPLSKNSAANYFVVFRAVLHQAFKEKLLSEDIRARHENIKKTETRREFLTLDELRKLAQTNCNSEILKRAFIFSALTGLRYSDVQSLKWQDISTDNGQTYIYKRIVKNKGMERLPLTDDALQYMGERSSDTANVFEGIEYSYHMNNDLRYWAASAGINRHITFHSARHTFATLQITLGTDIYTVSKMLGHKELATTQIYAKLIDKKKIEAVNRIKL